In Zingiber officinale cultivar Zhangliang chromosome 8B, Zo_v1.1, whole genome shotgun sequence, a single genomic region encodes these proteins:
- the LOC122014954 gene encoding probable methyltransferase TCM_000336: protein MAPYEPSSSTRAVRMDVESVLHMNGGLGETGYALNSSLQKKTLEVMKHIIVDSAVKTCVAKATRERFTIVDLGCSSGTNSLLLVGEIIRAIHERAQQWATPAPEFMVFLNDLPTNDFNSIFLTLPDFTNKLKLSVELQGGRAPSVCLSGLPGSFYGRLFPTNTLDFVCSFYSMHWLSQVPEGLVDGSGMSINKGKTYICSTSPPAVLSAYFNQFRKDFSVFLKSRSAELQFGGRIGIAMLGRESEDHSDRSTTILWDVLDQSFAILASQEMIDEEKVNEYDVPFYAPSRKEIESEVLRDGSFTIESMENYELKTSTGDPKEDARITSMAIRAIQESMISHHFGEEILDSLFQIYNGLLGEVMVKEEITSSHLLVVLKKSS from the exons ATGGCACCCTATGAACCTTCAAGCAGCACACGAGCTGTTAGAATGGACGTGGAGAGTGTCCTGCACATGAACGGAGGGCTGGGGGAGACTGGCTATGCTCTAAACTCTTCCCTTCAG AAGAAGACATTGGAAGTCATGAAGCACATCATAGTGGACTCGGCGGTCAAAACCTGTGTAGCCAAGGCAACGCGAGAGAGGTTCACAATCGTTGATCTCGGTTGCTCTTCAGGGACTAATTCCCTGCTGCTGGTCGGTGAAATCATCAGGGCCATCCACGAGAGGGCTCAGCAATGGGCAACGCCAGCACCAGAGTTCATGGTCTTCCTCAACGACCTCCCGACCAATGACTTCAATTCCATCTTTCTGACCCTTCCGGACTTCACTAACAAACTCAAACTCAGCGTTGAGTTGCAAGGAGGGCGCGCTCCATCTGTGTGCTTGTCCGGACTTCCCGGCTCTTTCTACGGAAGGCTTTTCCCCACCAATACTCTTGATTTTGTTTGCTCGTTCTACAGCATGCACTGGCTTTCACAG GTTCCTGAAGGGCTTGTCGACGGCAGTGGCATGTCGATCAACAAGGGAAAGACGTACATCTGCAGCACGAGCCCCCCTGCTGTTCTTTCAGCTTACTTTAATCAGTTTCGGAAAGACTTCAGCGTTTTCCTCAAATCAAGATCAGCAGAGTTGCAGTTTGGCGGGCGAATCGGCATCGCCATGTTAGGGAGAGAAAGTGAGGATCACAGTGACAGGAGCACGACGATTTTGTGGGATGTTCTGGATCAGTCATTTGCTATCCTTGCCTCGCAA GAAATGATCGATGAGGAGAAAGTGAACGAGTATGATGTTCCATTTTACGCTCCATCGAGGAAGGAGATTGAGAGTGAAGTGCTGAGAGATGGGTCATTTACGATCGAGTCCATGGAGAATTATGAGCTGAAAACGAGCACTGGGGATCCGAAGGAGGACGCAAGAATCACGTCGATGGCCATTAGAGCCATCCAGGAATCCATGATTAGTCACCACTTTGGAGAAGAAATTTTAGATTCGCTGTTCCAGATTTACAATGGATTGCTCGGTGAGGTGATGGTTAAGGAAGAAATAACGAGTTCGCACCTGCTAGTAGTGCTGaaaaaatcaagttaa